The proteins below come from a single Mustela erminea isolate mMusErm1 chromosome 14, mMusErm1.Pri, whole genome shotgun sequence genomic window:
- the LOC116573309 gene encoding thymosin beta-4-like, with protein MSDKPDMAEIEKFGKSKLKKTGTQEKNPLPSKETIEQEKQVGES; from the coding sequence ATGTCTGACAAACCCGATATGGCTGAGATTGAGAAATTCGGTAAGtcgaaattgaagaagacaggaaCACAAGAGAAAAATCCACTGCCTTCAAAAGAAACGATTGAACAGGAGAAGCAAGTGGGCGAATCGTAA